The following DNA comes from Alnus glutinosa chromosome 6, dhAlnGlut1.1, whole genome shotgun sequence.
ctaatttaaactatttagtttaattatatatttagcatcaaatttgtataattatgcatatagtacaatatgtaaattaggttagggtttacgtgcttaatagtatactatatatatataaataaggaacctaaaaagtataaattccaaccaacaaatttacatatagcatatagtacaatatgtaaattaggttagggtaatctacaccgtatttttggattagatttgtatgattaataatgtaaggagttttttttttgatttttttttttaaataattaatacaacacagaatttttttttttaatatatatttggcgaattaataaatttttgacacgtgtattaatacacgtgtccatttggacacgcatatgaaatacacgtgtccaaatggacgcgtgtattccatatgcgtgtccaaatggacacgtgtattaatacacgtgtccatttggacacgcatatggaatacacgtgtccaattggacgcgtgtctatatacacgcgtccaaaatggacacgtgtattccatatgcgtgtccaaatggacacgtgtattaatacacgtgtccatttggacacgtataTGAAATACacatgtccaaatggacacgtgtatttcatatgcgtgtccaaatggacacgtgtatgtcatacacgtgtccattttggacggcttcacaaattgacacgtgtctaaaatgacacgtgtcaatttggacgcgtgtctacagtaacgggtactgtagacacgcgtcaaaatgaaGGTGTTTTTGTAgtggccgtgagagataacacTTCACACCTTACTAACCTTCATCCCATAGATCGCCCATGATGGCAAATCTAAAGAGagtaaaactcttattcaaagtaaaaataCAACAAGCAAACAGCAGCAGCGGCCAGGGAGAAGATGAATGACACAACATGGAGGTAGATAGACGAATGCATAACAGAGAGGCCAAAATTGATGATCTGGtcggagaacacctacaaaaaaaaaaaaaaaaaaatagaataggaGAAGGGTAAGAGTGGGGAGTAgaaagggagaggaggagggagcacTCCGATCTATTTTCTGAAGGGTTACCATAATCTTGACTACAGTACTGATCACTTCCAAAAAATGTGGATTGCCACATGAGTAATACCTaaaatgggagagagagagagagagagagagggatttTGCTTGTACATGATTTAATTAGGTGGTTCCACTGTAGTGGATTGAAACTGGTTTGAAGGAGGCTAAGAGATGGGGATAACATTTAATTAAGAagtataatttaattaataaccaAAGATTATGggtaaagaaataagaaaaaagtacGGAGAATCAGATTATCTACTAAGGTTGTGAAAAGAAAGGTGGCACTATATTAAATTCGAAGAATCAAAAAGTTCACAaatcaactcaactcaactcaactccAAGTGGCGTTGAGGGAGAGAAAAGAGAACATCTAATGACGTGTAAAGCAAAAATGAAGCATCAAAATACATACAAAAACCAagtgcagagagagagagagagagaatacatTATACATATGTGAACTTAACCAAATAGAATATGGAATCCAAACttcaaagaaaagagagagagagagagagagagagagagagagagagtacataTGTGAACCTAACCAAATAGAATATGGAATCCAaacttcaaagaaaaaaaaagtagagagagagagagagaatacacATGTGAACCTaaccaaatagaatatatatGGAATCCAaacttcaaagaaaaaaaaaaggagagagagagagagagagagagagagagagagagagagagagagagagagagagagagagagagagagagagagagaataaatcAATAATGAATAAACAAGGTCAGGTTATTCATCAACATGCATGAGAAAAAGGTGACAAACAAATGTGAAACATGTCGGATGCGATGAACTTAAGTAGATGAAATTCTTGTGTAAGCAAAGGAGAAAAAGACTCGACTAAAAGTCAATAAACAAATTAAGTGAAAAAGGAATAATTCTTGAAAGAAATTAATAACAACTTGTAGGAAATTGACAAAGAAAAAGTtgctatatatgaatattttccGATCCAAGAGGCCAATTGATAACAAAATCTTGCATATGGGatttgagtgagagagagaataacATGCATGGACGCAAGaaaaatgtttaaatattaACCGTAGGGAGTCGGGATTTGGATCTTTTACAATCTTCTACCcaaaatgcaaattaaaagcAGAAAAAATTGTAAGGGGTTGAGGGATGGGCCTCTGCCTCTCGCACGAGTAATTTGCTTAAGCAGGTGAACCTTTTACTTGGTTAGAGAATCCTCCTTGATTACAGCGAATAAGGAAAAATTTCAGAGATCCCTAATTGTAATGGATCCCGATCCAAAAAGTAGAGGATCTTTTTATCAGGCTAACTAGCTCTTTAAACTAAATTTGATGGAttattgatttctttttctttttttctttctttctttgtttgtttcttgCTGTTTTGCTACATTGGGCTAGCTTTTGGCTGTGGTTGCAAGCAAAGCATCTAGCTTTGCTTTAACACAACCCCAAAGCCACCTTATTAAGATGATAACAAGGTATAAATCTGGATTAAGCTGTCTTTGGTTGCATGCAAAGCATACTCCCCCTaaagtaaagttgaagattccaATTGTATGAAATTCAGATAACAGAAGGAAGCAAAAGTTTGTGCTACTGCAGAGGAAAAACTGTAATTAATGTGTAATAGAATGCAATATAATAGCTATATATTGCAGAtaaggctctctctctctctctaaatgaTGATTTGGTCCCATGCAAATTTTGTGAAGTCACCTGCCATTGATGAAAGCACCCTTTCATATAAAGGTATGGTCATTATATACAtatactatttaattaatagagAAGATAATTGATTCCTCCATTTCTAAGAAAGTAATGCaaaatccattatttttttaaaaagaaaattttgaaacggGCGGACTGGATGACAGGTCACCTGCAAGACAAGAAGAAAATCACTAGAATGGCACTGGCCCTCTGATGTTTAAGTCAATAATTTTGTTGAGAAAACagaataaagagagagagagagagagagagagagagagagagagaattttagGATATATAAAAGAAGCTCTTATCTTGTAGTAAGTCATATTTAGttgattgaaaatatatatcctattaaaatgaataaaatcttCCACAACAGTAAACAACTGTAGATGCATgtacaattattttaaaagtataTCCAAAAAATGAGTTTTGGAGTTCCCTGGCTAAGTCTTATCCACTTTTGTATATCTTATGTGTAAACTCTAAAATTATGCTCGGCatattatatattgtatatgttaaatcatcatttattttaaaaaataatctaagctaatagaaaataatgaatttaattatttaattaatattttaacactccctTTCACATGTGGACTCaaattcttatttaaaaaattaaatgaaacccaaaatatgatatatttaattaaaattattgatAAATTATAGAGTTAAGAATCAAATTCAGAAGCACTATTCTAATACAATATCTcaattttccattttccattttggttTATGGATATGGAGTACTGTAGAGGGAGGAACAAATTGGTAATGTTAGTCACAAAAGTACATTGGTGGAAAATGATGAAATATGGGAGCCCACACACTTTTCCAAATGGAAAACGTAGGGGACCCAACACACACTTGTCCAAATATCTTATGATGTCAGATGTATATATCTCAATTCCTCATTTTCGTTTATGGATATGGAATACTATACCGGGATCAGGATTGGGGTGCAATTTTCTGTTCAGATTTCAATATTTCTgattgtaattaactgttagaGGTCCTAAGATAAAACCTACTCAGGCACGTGAATCCTATCAACAAACTCTCAAATAGACTACTCAATTGCAGAAAATCCAGATCCTTATGCAAAGGGAGGAACAAACTGGTAATGTTAGTTGCAAAGGTGGAAGATGATGAAACATGGGAACCCACACATAGAGTTGTCGACATGGAATATGGTCGGCGGGATCCACACACTTGCAGAAAAGGGTAATGAGATGGGGAACCCACACAGTGAGTGCGCGCCTGGTCAGGGTATTCGTACGCTATTTTATATGCTTTGTTACGTAGATGAAGTCGTAAACACCCAATATAggaaggggagagagagaggggggtggggggggggggggggggggcaaaggGCAAGAAATATTGCCGGCCGCAAGCAATGGGGCCTGTTGGGCGGAGAGGGTGGCAAGCAAAGCATAAAGTGGTAGTGGCCGGTGGTGGTGGTGCACTATGTCCTAATCATCCATCAAGTTTTGTCTACTGTCCGCCTAAGCTCTATCTAGGAAAGGGAGCCTGGCCGGAGGGTAAGAGGGCAGATTTGAAAGCCTCATGTCCTAATCTTTATGCCTCTAAGGGGGCACATTTGAAGGTCACTCAATGAAAGATATGATGGGTATTAGAatttttaaagggttttttttttttttttttgggttgatgtGGTAGTGCCATGTCCGGGCGTATGGGGGATCAATACGGAAATGCTACGTACAGGTAccattattctaaaatttatgGAGGTATGATAATACGATAAACACGTAAGTTTCAAGattaaaattataatgaaaacaGGAGaaactaaacaattaaaaaacaaaaatcaattgttcaaatttaaaaaaatttaagagataCTGTAATTGTTCTCATAGTTTATGACAAAGAAATACAATTTACCCAAAAATCTAATTCCACACAACTTGAGGTTTATTGGTTGATATTACAAGTAATTTGTCAATgtttcttttatctttcttcttcattttcatgAACCAGTGCAATATTGAAGAACTCGGCCTGTTTTTAGGTTGTGAATATATAATAATCGCAGCTAGCGCTGCGTATCTTTGGATGTGAACATTTTGGACCATGTCAGTGATGTCACCATCAAAATTTTGCATTGTGTAACTATGGTCTATATGATCATTACGACAAGGACTCAGTAATCTGCGAGCATTAAGGTACATTCCCACTAACATATTTTAGAGCAACCACAAAGGagatcaaaaaaataataattggagGGATCGGAAcaaatcttttctttctctttattttctcatctttttagcGTATTGTGGGAAAGAATATGGCTATGAACCTTTGATATTTGTTAACACAGTGACTGCACGACACCAACTATGGGTGGGGAATTTATATATAAGGAAGAAAGGGGTTGGAGGGCTTGCTGACAGTGGCCCTAGCGATAACATTCCGACACTCAAGTCAGTAAGGGTACGTAGGCAAGAGGAAATTCTAGCAAAGTAATGATATGATCAAAAATTAACCATGGCCCTCCTGCCTCTTATATAGGCCTAAGTGGCTTGCCCTCCCCTCTAGGGTTTCAGGAATTTTCATCGGTAATATGTTATTATTGTGGAGATACCCCCCCGGGGTTTGTTAGGGGAGGGGGCGCATAGTGTGAGCAAATCGTTACGTGAGCTGGTGGGGTTTCTAATTAGCTGTTGGAGGTGGTATTTCGGTGAGGCTGCATCCTAGTCTTTGTTGAACTATTTGGGCCACAGGTTTTCGTGCCCTTCAGGCTTCAATTGTCGGTCATCGGCCTTTTAGGTCTTTCGGCCCCAGGCCGCTAGCCTTCATAATACTTTTTGGCAGGTGGCTTTTCTGACAAGCGTGATAGAAGTTCGACCCTCCAGGAGTTCCTCAATTCTTTTGAATGACTTGGGTTAATAGTCATTCATACGAATTTGTCTTGTAGGTTCGTCGATAGTCCGGTCCTTCAGGAGTCTCTCAATTTCTTTAAATGATTTGGCTTGGTAATCATTCATAGAATTTGTCTTGTAGGCCCGTTGGTAGTTCGACCATCCAATATTCATGTAGTGAACATTTTTCATGTGATTAAACACAACCAAGACCCTCTTCATTTCATGTTTCGGATTAGAGTTTACAATCTTATAGTGTATATCTTGCCATATTATTTAAaagtttagggttaaatacatttttgctccttgaattttaacattttttttttcttcatctgtTTCACTTTCGATCACAAGTGGTACCTCGTCTATGGGCATATGTACCCAAATAGTATCTCTGTCCATTCACTGTCAAGAAAACTAACGAAATTCCACGTCAAGCCAATCAAAACTTGACATATGTCATATATCTCATTAAAAATTGTAATTCTAAaagtcaagaaaaaaataactaattttttttttttttcaaatgaacttCTGAATATAATATACTTCCTACAATTTTGGTTAAAAATGCGCTTTTAACCTATAAAATCAAGGAATCAAACAAACTCTCCATCTGTGGGGGCCATATAGCGATTGAACTGAAAAATTGATCGAAAATATCTTATCCACAGCCATACAGCACATAGAGAGCATAATCTAAAACCTTGCCCACGGATTGTCCTCTTAGAGATATATAGTAATAACATAAATagtaaattttcaaaattataataataaaaagaaaaagaaaatcggCTTGTATCTAACATATTCCAATCGCTAGTAATTTGCTATTTTAATTGCAAATAATTTGGATAATAAATATGTAGAAGTCCTTATGAAACCCACACGTCCGAACAAAATAACAGATTGTCTGAAATCTACTCGAACAGACAGATTAACCCCATATTAATAATCCGaacaacaaaattaataaaatctgaATCGATCCCAGATAAAGAGATGTTTGATGTGGTGATTTCAAGCCAGACACTAGCAAATCAAATGGCATAGCCAATGATGAAATTAAAGGAAAGTCACGTTAGCTTTGTTGCCTCTTTGCCCACAATTGTTATTCTCTTTTATCGTTGCTTAATCATTGTGGTTGCTTTAAATCCACTATGCAAACATCTCATCAAATTGACACAAAGTGCGCTTTAACTGTTGCCTTAGACAGGGACTCAACTCAAGGCAACAAAGATAGTGCCTCTACGAATATGGATATAATTCCAACtatcacaacaacaacaacaaaaaaaaaaaaaaaagaagaagatgacatAATTGTAGACACATATATACATGAGTGGAGGCTTAGAATAAtaactctctcttttctttagatctTTTAAAGAGATTGTGAAATTACTGTTGCTAATTGTTTTCTTAAACACCAATCATCTCCATCTCTTATCTCTCTAAAACCAACCATGGCATTCTAGACACCCTAGTGGAGGTTTAGAATAATACCTCCCTCTTTCTTTATATCTTAAAAGGCAAGATTGTGAACTACTGTTGATAATTGTTTTCTTAATCACCAATCATGCCAAGAGAACAGATTGCCTGCAAACGATATGATCACTCCTCTTACTTTACTGCAATTTGCAGATACAATTTTAGTCATGGCGCGCTCGGCAAGCCATATGCTTTAGATAGAAAGAAGATTTGGTTACTACATGTTTTACTTTAATATCTTTTAAAAGTTGATGCAGCCGTTCACGCTATTATGTCACGTCAgctacaattaaatttaattatttagtggttGAAGTGGTGTCATGTGCACTTCTAAAACTGACATGACAGTCCATTCAACAATACCATTATGTCAGCCACAATCAAATTTGGTAATCACATATTAAACCTCCTAAAATTAGGCCTCCCTTAGCTATTGAATCGGCCCAAACTGGTCCATACTTAGTACAATCTCAAATTGACACCCACTGACAATTAAACCTATAAGCCGATTGAACATTAACAATCTAAGGTCAACCTAATCCGACCCGATTCATGTCGGTCGGACCGATCTAAGTTAGGTCGGCCAGACTTAGTTCGACTCAGAGAAACAAGTGCACTGGACATAAAGAGAAGTTGCATCTATTATATCTTAGCCATTTCCATCTAGACTACTGACATCACGTTATTATCGGGGAATGATGAAAGTGTATCCAAAGGAGTGGGGActacaaaatcaaattttgttaacCCTTACCCCCTCTCTCTCAACTATCAGAGCGCGGAAAATCACCcattaaaagagaaagaagtatAGTCATTTGGAGGCAGCTCATTTTTCTAGTCAAACACTCTTTCTTAGTTTCTTCTTCAACCTACTTtcatttttagggaaaaaattAACTCAAGCATCAGAGTAACTCTCGCCGACTCCCGACGTAACACTTTGAACTTACTTCCTTCTTGTCTTATATATGCTCTTGATCGAATGACTTTGGGGCTGATCAATTGGTTCTTCACCATATATGATGGTGGTTCAATGTATGATAAGTTTTCATAGGATGATCGATCCTCTAATTTTACGTGTCGTGTAAATGTTGTctttctaaaaacaaaagaaaaaacagaacaaGTGAAGTTAATGTGATTATTGATTACCCACACTATTACTAGGAAAAGACTAGAACATCATGAATCATGTTAAATAGGGTCCAAACGTAATGGAGTTTATTTGAACCCCTCTCGCAAAGCAAGAGGGGAAACGGAGGGCCACGATCACTCGATCTGTCCTCACTCTCGGGCCCACTTGCACCAACAACTGGTCCAATAATTCCGATCCCCACCAAGGCACCAACTGTCCCAACGGGGGACACCACCGGAGCCACAAGATTCAAGTTTTAAGCGTATGATCGAGACTAATTTAGGATGAATGAGTGACACTagaaattatattattattttattttgttgatgttGCAAATTTACAAAGTTGATGGaccaattattattaaaaaattaattagtattGTTACGTCAATAAAAtgaaatagtaataaaataaaagtgtcgTTTTTAGTATTACTTGTTTACAATACAATCTTTTCATATTTCAAAATagacaattaaatattttttattatctaaaaatatatgaaagtttatttttctatttgttaACGTGTTTTTtatggtattttttgtttttagtttaaaaaaatattctggTGTGACGTAAAAATGAATAACTGTTTTTAAGGAAAGCTCTGGTAAATGGTCAAAATTTGATGCGACGTGAAAGGAAATTCGGGCGTGAAACTAGGTGGAGTAGATTTGGCGATGGTGGTAGGCACTGCAAAGGAGTTGCCCGTATGGGACCAGGGACAGACAAGGGCCGATCGTAGACGAGAAGAGAGGTGGTCGACAGTGGACCAAAGTTTTTTATAGacaaaagcattttttttttttaacgcaATCTCAAACAGTCAATTAGGTAATTAAAAGACAATTTGGTGAagctctttcttgacctttatTGGCTAAATTTAGATAAGAAGAAACTTTTACCTTAAGCTGCTTAATTAAGATGCTCTTAATTAAACAACACTACAACAGCAAAGGCCAGATCCGTGACCCCCACGGAAAGCAAAAGCAGAAAAAAGAGAGCTCCTCTTGCTTTCCTTTATTTTCCCTTTGCTATAAATACAGCCTACCCCCACCTCTCGCTTCTCAAGCTCACATAATTCTCAACACCCCCCACTTTCCAGTTTCCCATAACCCAAACGCCAgctctcaaaaacaaaaattaaaagaaaaaaagaaaaagaaaaagaaaggaaatatgATGAGGAGCATTGCCAGCCCAAGCGCAGCCTCAAaggcttcttcttcattgtcacCAACCCCATCAGTGTCAAACGAGGTACAGCCTCAGGGACAGCGGTCGCCGTGGCACTCTCCGGTGCCGTACCTCTTCGGAGGGCTTGCCGCGATGCTGGGTCTGATAGCGTTCGCGCTGCTGATCTTGGCCTGCTCGTACTGGAGGCTTGCAGGGCAGTTCGAGGAGAGGGAAGGAGGCGACCGATCCGACGAGAGAGATTTGGAGAGCGGTGCCGGCGAAGGGAAAGAGGGAGAGAACTCTGAGGGAAAGGTGGTGAAGGTGTACGAGGAGAAGATATTGGTGATCATGGCTGGGGACGTGAAGCCCACGTTCTTAGCCACCCCTGTGTTCGCTAAGGCAGCTGCGTCGTTTGGTGGTGGGAATGATTTGAAAGGCGAGAACAAAGAGGGAGACAAGGCAGATAACTGTGAGACGAAGAAAAAGGAGACTGGCGAGCTTGATGATCACGCTTCCAGTGAAGAAAATGGAGATTCCCAGGAGACCCCAGAAGCCCAACATCACAGCCAGTGATCGAGCAGAGCCGCTTGGTTTCTTTTTGTTCTCCACTACGTACTCTCCAAAGAGAGATTTTGATGAGAGTGTTTTTCCCTTTTGATCATTTTgatctccttttctttttgggttttggattttttttttttttttttttttttgcctttagTCTTCGAGGATGTAAATTTTCCTGAGATTGAATAGAAGATGGCAGAGTTTTCTCTTCCCAGTTAATTACAGACAAAATTCACAAAGAAATTCTTAAGAGTTACAGTTGGCCAACCAGCCTGCGTTTTGTCAGTCACCCACCTGCGTTTTGTCAAATCTggaaatttagggtttagtacATTGAGCATTTTAGGAAAAAGCAAGCAAAACCAGTGGATCACAAAACAAAAAGCGGTAAATCAAAACAACAATGAGCCGAAGAAACGACGCAGCTAGGAAAGGGACaggcattatttatttttaatttgtattctCAGTTCACTGACATAAACAACAAAAAGTATTAtgtattattatataatatgatCTACTTCGATCTATTCATGCCAAAAGCATTTATTTAGATCACACAAAAATCAACTCCTAGTGGAAGTGTtgccttaaaaaaatattgagaataAAGGATAGAAAATGACAAAGCACATATTCGTAAGGCGCcacataaataattaaataaaaacagcTATAGTGTGTATTTCATATTTCCCTTTCCTCCTGCTTCCTTGAAATTTACTTGTAAACagtaaaatttgagaaatagggttgataatttttgacataattCGCAAACTTGATacgaacccaacacgaaattaaaatattaagtgAAAAGTCTGACATATTTAATTAGATGGGTCAGGTTAAGATTGATCTATATAGTTTATATTCATACATCAACACAATTCGAATCCAATACGCGACACAATGACTTACAATTATTGACATAACTTACGGATCCGACACGAATCCAATACAAAATTGAAGAGTTATGGTTGAAAGGTTtgaaatgtttaattaaattagtcggGTTAGAGTTAATtacttatatagttttatacccaTATCTTAACACAATTCAAATTCGACACGATAACACGAATTGACACCATAAAAAGGAGGAAGTTACCGAACCTACCTCTCTAATCAGATGGACCTGATAATCCTTATATAATTTGACCAgcctaatttttaaaaaagtcttCATTTTTCTAGCATGAAAAAGACGTGTCACCAAATGGCCAGTTTTCTTGGGATGCAAGTGGGAGATGCGAATTAAAAGCTTCACAGCATTAGCTTGTTCAGGAAGGCAAGGTGTAAAACTAAGCTGTCTTTGCAGATGCGGCGATGCGAAACCGCGTCCgtctaaataataaattaatgagttttattacatttaataattaaggAATGGATCGGAATTGATAATGTAACCCACGAGTGTAAATTAGCCTCTTTGACAGTCAGCATCCACTTACGTCTGATCACCGTGTGATATAGATCGTTGGATTAATGGGTAGATGAGCTTCACATGTATAACCTGATGGGTCACTCACCTTCTATATATGTCTAATAAGATAATAATGGCAGAGATTTGGTGTTATTAGCATTAATTTCTCGTATCAACAGGAATTTGAATTGTTTGGTAGTTGGCTATGGTGGGCAACAATGAGAAAGCATCATTTGATTCATTTAGTAACGCTTAATCAGCCAGTTAATTACTTCCATGTgttaaaaacagtttttttggTGTTGGATTGTCAACCGGAAGTacctacaaaaaaaatgagaaaaataagcaAAGAAGCTTGCCGGTGTAGGTTGGCGGAGAAAGACTATGATGCTTAACCACTAAAATGTTTGGGaaac
Coding sequences within:
- the LOC133870836 gene encoding protein GLUTAMINE DUMPER 5, whose translation is MMRSIASPSAASKASSSLSPTPSVSNEVQPQGQRSPWHSPVPYLFGGLAAMLGLIAFALLILACSYWRLAGQFEEREGGDRSDERDLESGAGEGKEGENSEGKVVKVYEEKILVIMAGDVKPTFLATPVFAKAAASFGGGNDLKGENKEGDKADNCETKKKETGELDDHASSEENGDSQETPEAQHHSQ